One Plasmodium sp. gorilla clade G2 genome assembly, chromosome: 12 genomic window carries:
- a CDS encoding iron-sulfur subunit of succinate dehydrogenase, translating into MLKKYELQGVMNILNKKLCNNKCRNDIIQAYSYIQKCFNNGSINKGFEMKKQVEQINKVNGEVVKKKKFSIFRYNASNKKRPQMETFEVDIDNCGPMVLDVLIKIKDEIDSTLSFRRSCREGICGSCAMNINGKNGLACLTEVNRDKKEITEIQPLPNLYVMKDLVPDLTNFYNQYKSIDPWLKRKTKKEKGQKEFYQSIEDRKKLDGLYECIMCASCSTSCPSYWWNPEYYLGPATLMQAYRWIVDSRDEYTKERLMEVNDTMKLYRCHGIMNCTMCCPKGLDPAKAIKDMKNLVQENFSKDTIKEHSEYVKSKMEKTK; encoded by the coding sequence atgttaaaaaaatatgaattacaAGGggttatgaatatattaaataaaaaattatgcaATAACAAGTGCCGTAATGATATCATACAAGCATATTCgtatatacaaaaatgttTTAACAATGGATCTATAAATAAAGGATTtgaaatgaaaaaacaaGTTGAACAAATTAATAAAGTAAATGGAGAAgtggtaaaaaaaaaaaaattctccATATTTCGTTACAACGCATCAAATAAGAAAAGACCACAAATGGAGACATTTGAAGTTGATATAGATAATTGTGGTCCCATGGTTTTAgatgtattaataaaaataaaagatgaaaTCGATTCAACATTATCTTTTAGAAGAAGTTGTAGAGAAGGTATATGTGGGAGTTGTGCTATGAATATTAATGGAAAAAATGGTTTGGCTTGTCTAACTGAAGTTAATagagataaaaaagaaattactGAAATACAACCATTAccaaatttatatgtaatgaaAGATTTAGTACCTGATTTAACAAACTTTTATAATCAATATAAATCTATTGACCCATGGTTAAAGAGAAAAacgaaaaaagaaaaaggacAAAAAGAATTTTATCAATCTATTGAAGATAGGAAAAAATTGGATGGACTTTATGAATGTATTATGTGTGCTTCTTGTTCAACATCTTGTCCTTCTTATTGGTGGAATCCAGAATATTATTTAGGACCAGCCACATTAATGCAAGCCTATAGATGGATTGTCGATAGTAGAGATGAATACACAAAAGAAAGATTAATGGAAGTCAATGACACTATGAAATTATATAGATGCCATGGTATTATGAATTGTACTATGTGTTGTCCAAAAGGTTTAGATCCAGCAAAAGCTATAAAAGATATGAAAAATTTAGTTCAAGAAAATTTCTCAAAAGATACCATAAAAGAACATTCTGAATACGTAAAGAgtaaaatggaaaaaacaaaatga